From Epinephelus lanceolatus isolate andai-2023 chromosome 12, ASM4190304v1, whole genome shotgun sequence, the proteins below share one genomic window:
- the LOC144464951 gene encoding tripartite motif-containing protein 16-like: MAQQGAQLDPLKFSCSICLDLLKDPGTLPCGHSYCINCIQSFWDGEDEKGIYSCPQCRQSFTPRPVLRKNTMLADLVEQLKKTGLQAAPADHCYAGAEDVACDVCTGRKLKAFKSCLQCVASYCEKHLQPHRDSAPLQKHKLVEPSKKLQENICSRHDEVMKMFCRTDQQCICYLCSVEEHKGHDTVSAAAERTERQRELEGSRQNIQQRIQDTEKDVKLLQQEVEAISRSADKAVEHSEKIFTELIRLMEKRRSDVKQQLRWQQETQVSRVKELQEKLEQEITELKRKDAELKQLSHTEDHKQFLHNYPSLSALSEATHSSSINIRPRRYFEDVTAAVSGVRDKVQDALRDTWTNVSLTVTEVDVLLPQPEPKTRAEFFRYSRHITLDPNTAHTLLLLSEGNRKVTVMRHQQFYSHHPDRFTDWQQVLSRESLTGRCYWEVEWRGGGVYVAVAYKHISRAGWDDECRFGYNDKSWMLYCYNNSYNFYHNKVHTPVSGPRSSRVGVYLDHSAGILSFYSVSETMTLLHRVQTTFTQRLYAGLCLYSHDCTAELCQVK, from the coding sequence ATGGCGCAGCAAGGAGCTCAGCTGGACCCCCTAAAGTTCTCTTGTTCCATCTGTCTGGATCTACTGAAGGATCCGGGGACTCTTCCCTGTGGACACAGCTACTGCATCAACTGTATTCAAAGCTTCTGGGATGGAGAGGATGAGAAGGGAATCTACAGCTGCCCTCAGTGTAGGCAGAGCTTCACACCGAGGCCTGTCCTGAGGAAAAACACCATGTTAGCAGATTTGGTGGAGCAACTGAAGAAGACTGGACTccaagctgctcctgctgatcacTGCTATGCTGGAGCTGAAGATGTGGCCTGTGATGTCTGCACTGGGAGGAAACTGAAAGCCTTCAAGTCCTGTCTGCAGTGTGTGGCCTCTTACTGTGAGAAACACCTCCAGCCTCATCGTGACTCGGCTCCATTACAGAAACACAAGCTGGTGGAGCCCTCCAAGAAGCTGCAGGAGAACATCTGCTCTCGTcatgatgaggtgatgaagatgttctgCCGCACTGATCAGCAGTGTATCTGTTATCTCTGCTCTGTGGAGGAACATAAAGGCCACGACacagtgtcagctgcagcagaaaggactgagaggcagagagagctggaggggagtcgacaaaacatccagcagagaatccaggacacagagaaagatgtgaagctgctccaacaggaggtggaggctaTCAGTCGCTCTGCTGATAAAGCAGTGGAGCACAGTGAGAAGATCTTCACTGAGCTGATCCGTCTCATGGAGAAAAGACGCtctgatgtgaagcagcagctcagatggCAGCAGGAAACTCAAGTGAGTCGAGTCAAAGAGCTtcaggagaagctggagcaggagatcactgagctgaagaggaaagacgctgagctgaagcagctctcacacacagaggatcacaAGCAGTTTCTACACAACTACCCCTCActgtcagcactcagtgaagcCACACACTCATCCAGCATCAACATCCGTCCTCGCCGCTACTTTGAGGACGTGACAGCGGCTGTGTCAGGAGTCAGAGATAAAGTACAGGACGCTCTGAGGGACACATGGACAAACGTCTCACTGACAGTGACTGAAGTGGATGTTTTACTGCCACAACCAGAGCCCAAGACCAGAGCTGAGTTCTTCAGATATTCACGTCACATCACACTGGAtccaaacacagcacacacactgctgttatTATCTGAGGGGAACAGGAAAGTGACAGTAATGAGACACCAACAGTTTTATTCTCATCACCCAGACAGATTCACTGACTGGCAGCAGGTCCTGAGTAGAGAGAGTCTGACTGGacgttgttactgggaggtggagtggagagggggaggagtTTATGTAGCAGTCGCATACAAGCATATCAGCAGAGCAGGGTGGGATGATGAATGTAGATTTGGATACAATGACAAATCTTGGATGTTATATTGTTACAATAACAGTTACAACTTTTATCACAACAAAGTCCACACTCCCGTCTCAGGTCCTCGGTCCTCCAGAGTAGGAGTGTACCTGGATCACAgtgcaggtattctgtccttctacagcgtctctgaaaccatgactctcctccacagagtccagaccacatTCACTCAGCGTCTCTATGCTGGACTTTGTCTTTATTCTCATGATTGCACAGCTGA